A region of Chelonoidis abingdonii isolate Lonesome George chromosome 8, CheloAbing_2.0, whole genome shotgun sequence DNA encodes the following proteins:
- the LOC116820018 gene encoding glycine receptor subunit alpha-4 isoform X1, producing MKTLALGSVSFFVFCLLQEHIQLRLVSGKEEIKSTSTGSGQPMSPSDFLDKLMGKTSGYDARIRPNFKGLPVNVTCNIFINSFGSVTETTMDYRVNVFLRQQWNDPRLAYREYPDDSLDLDPSMLDSIWKPDLFFANEKGANFHEITTDNKLLRIFKNGNVLYSIRLTLILSCPMDLKNFPMDIQTCTMQLESFGYTMNDLIFEWLEEQEAVQVAEGLTLPQFILRDEKDLGYCTKYYNTGKFTCIEVKFHLERQMGYYLIQMYIPSLLIVILSWVSFWINMDAAPARVGLGITTVLTMTTQSAGSRASLPKVSYVKAIDIWMAVCLLFVFAALLEYAAVNFVSRQHKEFMRLRRRQRRQRMGLTSQTPSLESLQQLNGLTSREPTYGTLSQFCSSSSSSSSREEEVVRESRFYFRGYGLGHCMHVKGGSAVEGPSIYSPPPPTPFLREGEAILRRYVDRAKRIDTISRAVFPFTFLVFNIFYWVIYKVLRSEDIHQAP from the exons GTTGGTTTCCGGGAAAGAGGAGATTAAATCCACTTCCACAGGCTCTGGCCAGCCGATGTCACCCTCTGATTTCTTGGACAAGCTCATGGGAAAAACGTCAGGGTATGACGCCCGGATTCGACCTAACTTCAAAG GCCTGCCTGTCAATGTGACATGCAACATCTTCATCAACAGCTTCGGCTCTGTCACAGAAACCACCATG GATTACCGGGTGAACGTCTTCTTGCGCCAGCAGTGGAACGACCCCCGCCTGGCGTACAGGGAGTACCCAGATGACTCACTGGACCTGGACCCCTCCATGCTGGACTCCATCTGGAAGCCAGATTTGTTCTTTGCCAACGAAAAGGGGGCCAACTTCCATGAGATCACCACTGACAACAAGCTGCTGCGCATCTTCAAGAATGGCAATGTGCTGTACAGCATCAG GCTGACGCTGATCCTCTCCTGCCCCATGGATCTCAAGAACTTCCCCATGGACATCCAGACATGCACCATGCAGCTGGAGAGCT TTGGCTACACCATGAATGACCTGATCTTTGAGTGGCTGGAGGAGCAAGAAGCTGTCCAAGTGGCAGAGGGCTTGACGCTCCCACAGTTTATTCTGAGGGATGAAAAGGATTTGGGATATTGTACGAAGTACTACAACACAG GAAAGTTCACCTGCATTGAGGTGAAGTTCCACCTAGAGAGACAAATGGGCTATTACCTGATCCAGATGTACATTCCCAGCCTGCTGATTGTCATCCTCTCCTGGGTCTCCTTTTGGATCAATATGGATGCTGCACCCGCCCGGGTAGGGCTGGGGATCACCACAGTGCTGACCATGACCACCCAGAGTGCGGGCTCCCGGGCCTCTCTGCCAAAG GTCTCCTATGTGAAGGCCATTGATATCTGGATGGCCGTGTGCCTGCTCTTTGTCTTCGCCGCCCTGCTGGAATACGCGGCCGTCAACTTCGTCTCCCGCCAGCACAAGGAGTTCATGCGCCTGCGCAGGAGGCAGCGGCGTCAGAGGATG GGCCTGACCAGCCAGACGCCCAGCCTGGAGTCCTTGCAGCAGCTGAATGGCCTGACCAGCCGCGAGCCCACCTATGGAACGCTCTCTCAGttctgcagctccagctccagctccagctccagg GAGGAAGAGGTTGTCCGTGAGAGCCGCTTCTACTTCCGTGGCTACGGCCTAGGCCACTGCATGCATGTGAAGGGTGGCAGTGCTGTGGAGGGTCCCAGCATCTACAGCCCCCCTCCGCCAACCCCTttcctgagggagggagaggcaatcCTCAGGCGCTACGTCGACAGGGCCAAGCGGATCGACACTATCTCCCGAGCCGTCTTCCCCTTCACCTTCCTGGTGTTTAACATCTTCTACTGGGTGATCTACAAAGTGCTGCGGTCTGAGGACATCCACCAGGCACCTTGA
- the LOC116820018 gene encoding glycine receptor subunit alpha-4 isoform X2, whose amino-acid sequence MKTLALGSVSFFVFCLLQEHIQLRLVSGKEEIKSTSTGSGQPMSPSDFLDKLMGKTSGYDARIRPNFKGLPVNVTCNIFINSFGSVTETTMDYRVNVFLRQQWNDPRLAYREYPDDSLDLDPSMLDSIWKPDLFFANEKGANFHEITTDNKLLRIFKNGNVLYSIRLTLILSCPMDLKNFPMDIQTCTMQLESFGYTMNDLIFEWLEEQEAVQVAEGLTLPQFILRDEKDLGYCTKYYNTGKFTCIEVKFHLERQMGYYLIQMYIPSLLIVILSWVSFWINMDAAPARVGLGITTVLTMTTQSAGSRASLPKVSYVKAIDIWMAVCLLFVFAALLEYAAVNFVSRQHKEFMRLRRRQRRQRMEEEVVRESRFYFRGYGLGHCMHVKGGSAVEGPSIYSPPPPTPFLREGEAILRRYVDRAKRIDTISRAVFPFTFLVFNIFYWVIYKVLRSEDIHQAP is encoded by the exons GTTGGTTTCCGGGAAAGAGGAGATTAAATCCACTTCCACAGGCTCTGGCCAGCCGATGTCACCCTCTGATTTCTTGGACAAGCTCATGGGAAAAACGTCAGGGTATGACGCCCGGATTCGACCTAACTTCAAAG GCCTGCCTGTCAATGTGACATGCAACATCTTCATCAACAGCTTCGGCTCTGTCACAGAAACCACCATG GATTACCGGGTGAACGTCTTCTTGCGCCAGCAGTGGAACGACCCCCGCCTGGCGTACAGGGAGTACCCAGATGACTCACTGGACCTGGACCCCTCCATGCTGGACTCCATCTGGAAGCCAGATTTGTTCTTTGCCAACGAAAAGGGGGCCAACTTCCATGAGATCACCACTGACAACAAGCTGCTGCGCATCTTCAAGAATGGCAATGTGCTGTACAGCATCAG GCTGACGCTGATCCTCTCCTGCCCCATGGATCTCAAGAACTTCCCCATGGACATCCAGACATGCACCATGCAGCTGGAGAGCT TTGGCTACACCATGAATGACCTGATCTTTGAGTGGCTGGAGGAGCAAGAAGCTGTCCAAGTGGCAGAGGGCTTGACGCTCCCACAGTTTATTCTGAGGGATGAAAAGGATTTGGGATATTGTACGAAGTACTACAACACAG GAAAGTTCACCTGCATTGAGGTGAAGTTCCACCTAGAGAGACAAATGGGCTATTACCTGATCCAGATGTACATTCCCAGCCTGCTGATTGTCATCCTCTCCTGGGTCTCCTTTTGGATCAATATGGATGCTGCACCCGCCCGGGTAGGGCTGGGGATCACCACAGTGCTGACCATGACCACCCAGAGTGCGGGCTCCCGGGCCTCTCTGCCAAAG GTCTCCTATGTGAAGGCCATTGATATCTGGATGGCCGTGTGCCTGCTCTTTGTCTTCGCCGCCCTGCTGGAATACGCGGCCGTCAACTTCGTCTCCCGCCAGCACAAGGAGTTCATGCGCCTGCGCAGGAGGCAGCGGCGTCAGAGGATG GAGGAAGAGGTTGTCCGTGAGAGCCGCTTCTACTTCCGTGGCTACGGCCTAGGCCACTGCATGCATGTGAAGGGTGGCAGTGCTGTGGAGGGTCCCAGCATCTACAGCCCCCCTCCGCCAACCCCTttcctgagggagggagaggcaatcCTCAGGCGCTACGTCGACAGGGCCAAGCGGATCGACACTATCTCCCGAGCCGTCTTCCCCTTCACCTTCCTGGTGTTTAACATCTTCTACTGGGTGATCTACAAAGTGCTGCGGTCTGAGGACATCCACCAGGCACCTTGA